One genomic segment of Coffea arabica cultivar ET-39 chromosome 6e, Coffea Arabica ET-39 HiFi, whole genome shotgun sequence includes these proteins:
- the LOC113738738 gene encoding stemmadenine O-acetyltransferase-like, with amino-acid sequence MVTKRLVFNKEKLAALKELTSSAAMGSLAKADNTKQTFAAYHTVNLRTRMSLPAFDHLCAFGNLFVTTSALLVSDKNQELHDLVWHLRTAFTKVNDEFIKNVQSGMPYLNTLSNEMKPLFEEDMGSCCFSSWCGFPVYEVDYGWGKPVVVCTSAVPMNNVVILMSTRCGDGIEAWINMLEDEIAILPEEILSLATDHLLSCP; translated from the exons ATGGTGACAAAGCGGTTAGTGTTCAACAAAGAAAAGTTGGCAGCACTTAAAGAACTTACTTCCTCTGCTGCCATGGGTTCGCTG GCTAAAGCTGATAATACTAAACAAACTTTTGCCGCATACCATACTGTCAATTTGAGAACCAGAATGAGCTTGCCGGCTTTTGATCATCTGTGTGCCTTTGGAAACCTTTTTGTCACCACATCTGCCCTATTAGTGTCTGACAAAAATCAAGAACTTCATGATCTGGTATGGCACTTGAGGACAGCATTTACAAAAGTCAATGATGAATTCATTAAGAATGTTCAGAGTGGGATGCCATATCTAAATACCTTGAGTAATGAAATGAAACCACTTTTTGAAGAAGATATGGGCTCTTGTTGTTTCTCCAGTTGGTGTGGATTCCCAGTTTATGAAGTGGACTATGGATGGGGTAAGCCTGTTGTGGTCTGCACTTCAGCTGTTCCAATGAATAATGTGGTAATTTTGATGAGTACAAGATGTGGTGATGGAATAGAAGCATGGATTAACATGCTGGAGGATGAAATTGCTATTCTTCCTGAAGAGATCCTTTCACTTGCAACCGATCATCTCTTGTCATGCCCCTGA